The following is a genomic window from Thalassoroseus pseudoceratinae.
AATGGACGACGAAGCCCGTGAGGAACAAATCGAAAAATGGACCGCCGACGCCAAACAGCACTGGTCCGTCGACAATGGCGAACTCGTCAACGATGGCAAAGGCGCTTACCTCACGACCGACAAAGAATACGGCGACATCGAGTTGCTCATTGATTACAAAACCGTTGCCAAAGCCGACAGTGGGATTTACCTTCGCGGAACTCCGCAGGTGCAAATCTGGGACACCACGAAAGAAGGTGGAAAGTGGGATCGCAACGCGGACAAAGGCTCCGGTGGTCTGTTCAACAATGCGAAAGGCAGCCCCGGCCAACTTCCGCTCGTCCACGCCGACAAACCGTTCGGCGAGTGGAACAGCTTTCGAATTCGCCAAATCGGCGAGTTGACGACCGTCTGGTACAACGGCAAAAAAGTCGTCGACAACGCACCGATGGCCAACTATTGGGACCGCAGCCAACCCCTGTTCAAGACCGGCAAAATCCAACTGCAAACCCATGGTGGTGAAATCCGCTGGCGAAACATCTTCGTTCGCGAAATTCCCACCGAAGAAGCCAACAAGATTCTTCAAGAAGAATCTGAAGGCGAATTCGAATCAGTTTTCAACGGCAAAGACCTTAAAGGTTGGTTCGGAGCCAAAGAGAATTACGAAGTCAAAGACGGCACGATCGTCTGCAAACCCGGCAAAGGCGGCACGCTGTTCACCGAAGCGGAGTACGGTGACTTTGTTGCTCAAGTCGAGTTCCGTTTGCCCCCCGGTGGCAATAACGGTCTAGCCATTCGGTACCCAGGACAAGGCAATCCAGCCTATGCCGGCATGACCGAACTGCAAGTTCTCGACAACACTGCCGAAAAGTACGCCAAACTCGACAAACGTCAGTACCACGGTTCCGCCTACGGCATGGCGGCGGCCACGCGGGGATTCCTCCGCCCCGTCGGTGAGTGGAACTTTCAAGAAGTGACCGTGAAAGGCTCGACCATTCAGGTCGTCCTCAACGGAACCAAAATTCTCGACACCGATCTGTCCAAGATCACCGAGTACATGGCGAACTCTCCGCACCCCGGCAAAGATCTGAAAAGCGGACACTTCGGCTTCGCCGGCCACTCCGACCCCGTCGCCTTCCGCAACATCCGCATTCGCTCGTTGGGTAAATAGTGAGACGTCGGCCGGTGGCCCGTAGGTCAGACTGTGCCTGACAAATTGCTGGGTGGCATGCCCACCGCTCGGGGTGGGCATGCCACCCTTTCCAACTTGCAAACATGAAATCGTACACTGCCTGACCGACAGGGTATTCCATGCAAGTGCAGTTTGGTTCGTGTCGGATTGAACTTGCTCAGGGTGATATCACCGCTGAGGAAGTCGATGCCATTGTGAATGCCGCGAATTCGGCACTCGCGGGTGGCGGCGGTGTGGATGGTGCGATTCACCGAGCTGGTGGCCCACAAATTATGGAAGAAACGGACCGAGATTACCCCGATGGTTGCTCGGTTGGAAACGCGGTGGCGACCGGAGCGGGGAAACTCTCCGCGACCTATGTGTTTCACGCCGTTGGTCCGATCTGGAGTGGCGGTGACAGCGGTGAACCGGACCTGTTGACCTCCGCTTACCGATCATGCTTGGAATTGGCGACCGAACGGGAATGTCGCTCGATCGCCTTTCCGGCCATCAGCACGGGCGTCTATGGATACCCAATGGACCTTGCCGCCGAACATTCTCTCGCCACCGTGCGGGATTTTCTCATCGACCGTCAGAAACCGGCTCTCGTGCGGTTCGTCCTCTTCGGAGCCGGTGCCTACGGTGCCTACGCTCGGGTGTTGGAGTCGATGACCAGTTAACCAGAACGTGTGCGACGGCACTTTGGAACTGACCGAATGAAGTGAGCGATTCTCCCATCACCGAAACCATCGACACCTTCACTGCTTCCGACGGTTATCCTTTGCGTCTGCGGCATTGGCGACCGGTCACGTCCCCGCGTGGAACCGTCGTGTGTTTGCACGGGATTCAAAGTCACGCCGGTTGGTACACGCGATCGTGTTCCGAACTGGCGAACGCTGGTTTCGAAGTGCGGTTTCTCGACCGACGCGGTTCGGGAATGAACGAGACCGAACGTGGTCACGCGGTGCACGCCGAACGATTGATCAATGATGTCTCGCAGTTTTTGACGTCAATCCAATGCAACAACGGCCCGATTTTTCTGACCGGCATCAGTTGGGGTGCGCGATTGGCAGCGGTGGTCGCAAAACGACGACCGGATTTGCTCGCGGGTCTCACTTTGCTCGGTCCCGGAATTTATGGGCGTGTCGGTCCGCGGTGGTATCAGCGGATGGCATTGAGAGCGGCAATGGCCATTGGCAAGACGCACCATCGGGTGAAGATTCCACTCGCGGATCCAGCGTTGTTCACGAACGATCTCGAATGGCAAGAATTCATCCGCACCGACGCGGCGACGTTACGAGAGATCACGACATCCCTGGTGACTGCCGGGATTGCTCTCGAACGGGAATCGCAAGCAGCGGCAGAACAAATTTGTATCCCGACACTGGTGATGCTTGCCGGTACCGATCGCATCATCGATAACCCACAAACCCAGAAGTGGTTCAAGCGGCTTGGGACGAGTGAGACAACGCTCATCGAATACCCCACCGCCGCTCACACGCTGGAATTCGAGCGCGAATGCCCATTCATCGCCGATTGGCAAAAGTGGCTCGCGACCCAGGTCAAACACACCGATCAGAAATGATGACGTAACGAAGTTAGGTGGCATGCCCACGGCTTTGCGCGGGCATGGATGACCGCTGCTCTAGTTCTGCGGTCGGCGTGGTGGTGGACTGCCGGGACGTCGCAATCCGCCGGGACGGCGTCCCCGCAGTCCTCGTCGTTCGGGTTCTACGGGAGTCAAACCGACAATGATATCGGCTTGAGCCAGCAGCTCACCGCTCCGACTTTCTTTCATCGGTTTGAAATCGACATCGACGAGTTCTTTCACCTTCGGATCAATGCTGCGATAGATACCGTCCCGCTGATTCTGTGCATGGCCTTTGACAAAGAATTGACTCGTCAGCAGCCGACTTTCGCCCTTGCGAACCAGGAAGTGAATGTGTGGCGTGCGTCCGGGATACGGTACGGGTTTGACGGTGCGGAAGTAGTACCGACCGTCGCTGCCGGTCGTGAACCGTCCGAACCCTTGGAAATTCTTGTCCCGTTTGTCGGCGTTGCTCGTGCCGGAATGAAGGTACGCTCCGTTGTGATCGACTTGCCAAATCTCGATCACCGCGTTTCGCAACGGCTCACCGGATGGCCCCAGAATCCGTCCAGAGAGGTGCGTAATCTCTCCGACTGCGGGAGTCAGTTTGTCGTTGAGGACAATCAAATCGTTATCAGTATCGAGTGGCAGCTTGTCCGGATAGAATGGACCTTCAGTCATACGAGGTGTGCGTGCCAACTCGTCCGCGAAAGCGCCCGGCACGGTCCAGGCGGTCGCCCCGAGAGCGGTCAGTCCACCAAGGAAATGTCGTCGGCTGACGTGGAACTGAAATCGATTTGTCATCACTAGCTTCCTGTGGGGTTCGAACCGGTTATCCGTCTTCCTATCGAACATTACGTAAGACCGTCGGGCTTCTAACCCCGCAATCCGGAAAAAGTTCTGCCGGAATTGAACCGCCGCGGTCAAAGTTTCAACAATCTCAAAGCAACGCGATCACAAAGGAATCCCATGTTGAAAACCCATTTTGCTTGGATGATGTTGATTCTGATTTCCTCAACGGCTCCCCGCATTCACGCTGAGGAAACCCAACGAGACGCGGAACCCGCGAAGCCGGTGCCGTTGAATAAGCAGAAGACGGTACTGCTCAACCGAGCCGACAAACAAATCATCGTGAAGACGAAAGTGGTTCTTCGGGAAGGGATGCTGGAAATGCTCCTGTGCAAGAAGCAAACCAAAGAGCACGAATCGATTCTATCCGTCGATGCCGACGCCTACGTTATCCATTCCGGTTTGTTGGCCCTCGGTGCGGAAGCCGGCAAAACGGTGCGGTACGAGAACGAAAAGTTCTATCCGCCGACCGGAGAGAAACTCGACATTTTCGCCATCTGGACGGACGAGAACGACAAAATTCATCGGGTGAATGTCAAAACTTGGATCCGACGGGCGATCTATCGGTTCTACGTTGCCGATTTGGAGGCGTTGCCCAAGGGTGTCACCCTGCTGAAAACCAGTGAGCTTCGGTACGACGCCAAGATTAAGGAACTCTATTGGTACGGTCCCATGACGGAAGAGCAACGGGACGAGTTTCTTAAGATGAGTGACGACAAAACATTTCAAGCCGCAATTCGGCGGTTCTTCAAGGAGAGCCAACCTCGCCAAATGGACGCCGACTGGGTCTTCTGCGGTAGCGGGTTCTATGTCGTGCCGGATGGACCAGACAAAGGCAAACGCATCTATCAAGCGGAGAGTGGTGATTTCATCTGTGTTGCCAACTTCGCGACCGCGATGATCGACGTCGGCGTGGAAAGCTCTGCCAGCGGTTCCGGTAACCTGCTCTACGAAGCTTGGACCGAACGCATCCCGCCAAAAGACACGATCGTCACTTTGGAGATCATTCCCCAGGGGAAGTCCAAAAAGAAGTAAACGCCGAAAGACTTGCATGACTGCATGTGCTGAACGGTGTTTGCGCACCATTTCATAAGCGACGACCGAGACGGAAATCATCGTTCCGATGGGGCGAGTGCTTGCCGATGCGAAACCACGGGGTTAGGGTTGCTCAGGGATTCGTCTCGCGTGGAAGCGAACACCAGAAACATTTTCTTGACAAAGGACGCTACGAACGATGAGAAAACTCCTGAGATCGTCCGGTGTGTTGCTTTCGACTTGCGTATTACTCGCAGGTTGTAGTGAGTCGCCGCAAGAGACCGCAGCAAAACCACCAGCGAAGTCCAACGCAGAATCGCCGAGCGTCCCCCAACAACAGAACGACGATACACCGACCGTCAACGAAGCGACAGCCAAGACCGATGAATCTTCGGCGGAGTCAACACCACCCAGTCCTCCTTCGACGCCACCGAAGAATCTTGCGGACGCAGAAGTCTCGCTGACGATTCCGGCCGATGAATTTACCTTCGAGAAATTCACGAAGGCGATGTTCAACGAAAACAAAGGCAAAGTGATTGAAACGATTGGAGTCGTTCGTTCGTATGAAATCAATTTCGATGCAACGCCGATACTTCATCTCGACAAGAACTACATGGAATTTGCCAGCCAACCAGGATCTCATGCGGTCTTTCGAGCGATGCCAGGGCAAACGGTCACGCTTCGGCAATGGATCAACCCTCAGACGTCTTTCGATCTATGGCAGGCCTTTCACAGGTGGACCATCGTCAAGATTGAAGGCCCTCAACCACAGACCGTCGATGCGCTCACAGTCGCAAAAGATTTCGCCAACGATCAACAAGCCGCTATCGAAAAATATCTCGAGAAGTATTTCATCATTACCGGGACAGTTCATCAATTTAACGATGACGGGCCGCGTTTCATCGTGACACTCACGCCAGAGGACGTCGAACCCAAAGTCGTTGCGGAGTACACGCCCTACGGCGAGACCGTGAGTCCCAAGGAGTGGGTGCAAGAAGGCAAAGACGTGAAAGTTTTGGCGAAGTTTTTCTTGGAGAAACCCGAAGTTTCCGATGCTCTCGCATTGCCGCCGGAAGACAAAACCGCTGACAAATAACGCGCGGTTGATCTCAGGAACAAAGAGCACGTTCAGCGTCTCAGGTTCTGTGCTTCTCGACGAATACGCATCGCCAGTCGCTACACTCAGATTAGACTGCGGCTAGCTCGGTCATTTCGGCACTCAGTTCCCATAGTCGCGACCGCAACTCACAATCATTCGCCACTGGATTCATTGGAGCCGGACGACGGTTCCGAAAGTACAATCCGGTTTGCCCGGCGACTTCTTCGGATGTGGCGAGATAGATCGAAGTCTCCGCACCGGTTCGCGGACTTTTTCCATACCAGCGGGAAACAAAACTCAACATCTTCGGCAAACCGAGAAACTGTTGATACAGTCCCGTGGCGATGGTTCCCGGATGGAGTGCGTTGCACGTGATGCCGGTTTCTTCCAACCGTTTGGCTAACTCCACGGTGAATAACACGTTTGCCAACTTCGTTTGTGCGTAGATCGTGCGGGGGTGGTAGTTTCGTTCGCCTTGCAGATTGTCGAAGTCGATTTTCCCTCGACGATGCATTCCCGAGGAGACATTCAAAACGCGAGCGGATTCGGCGGCCATCAACCTGCTTTGCAACAAATGGGTCAGCAGAAACGGCGCAAGATGGTTCACCGCCCATTGCAATTCGATGCCATCGTCCGTGAGCTGTCGAGTTTGCGACAAGACGGCGGCGTTGTTGATGAGCACATCCAGCGACTCGAATCGTGACTGAAACTCAGCTGCGAATTTTCGGATCGAAGATTGCGACGCCAAATCGCAGAGCATGAGTTCCACGGATAGGCTGCCGCTCTCCCAGCGAATCCGATTGCGAGCGGCTTCGCCACGGGATTGGTCGCGGCAAAGCATGATGACTTCCGCACCGGTGCGTGCCAACCCGAGAGCCGTCTCGTAGCCGATTCCCGCGTTGGCCCCCGTAATGAGAATTCGACGGCTCGCCATCAATCAGCGACCGGCAACAGAATCCATGGCGGTTGCAACGTGTTCAATTGTTGAAATTCCCGTTCGGCAGCTTGCATGCGTCCACGTGTAGTGCGATGCGTCATCACCACGACTGGCACCATCGGTCGTGATCCGGCTTGCGTCTTGGACTCCGATGCTTCGTGTTGCATGATCGACGCCAAGCTGATGCCGTTGCGACCCAAAATATCCGCAATCTCCGCGAACACGTGCGGACGGTCTTCCATGCTAAACCGCAAGAAATACCGGCTCGTGATTTCGTCCGGAGCCTGCACCGGTAACGGTGTTCGTTCGCCCCACAGGTCGAGCAATGGGAATGTCAGTCGCGTGCGACCGGCGACGGTGTCGACCAAGTCCGCCACAACAGCGGAGGCCGTCGGCATCTGACCGGCTCCCGGACCGGTGTACCAAGTTCGCCCGACCGCATCGCCATCGACCGCGATGATGTTGAACGCCCCGTCGGCTTGGGCGACCGGTCGATCCTGCTTGACGAGCGTCGGTTGAACGTGCATTTCCAAGTGCCCGTCCACCACCTTGGCCACACCAAGTAACTTGATGCGGTACCCTAACTCCGCCGCATATTGCAAATCCGCAAGCGCCACCGAATCGATCCCCTGTCGGGGGAACTCATCAAGCGACACCGTTGTTCCAAATGCCAATCGAGCCAGGATTGTCAGTTTCTGAGCGGCATCGGTGCCATCGACATCCATTGTGGGGTCGGCCTCGGCGTAACCGAGTTCCTGAGCCTGTTTCAATGCGTCTTCGTAAGTTCGTCCCTGCGAAAGCATTTCCGTCAGAATGTAGTTGCTCGTGCCGTTGAGAATCGCCTCGATCGAGCGAATCTGGTTCGCCGTCATCGACTGCCCAATCGCGGCGATGATCGGAATTCCACCGGCAACCGCCGCTTCAAACGCGATCGTGCAATCGTGTTCTCGAGCGAGCTGGAACAATTCCTCGCCATGCTCACATAGTAACGCTTTGTTCGCAGTGACCACATTCTTTCCGGCTTTTAGGAATGCGATCATCATTTCCCGAGCGGTCGTGGTCCCGCCCACGAGTTGCACCACGACTGAAACGTCGTCATCTTCGAGCACGGTCCGCCAATTGTCGGTCAGTACGCCATCGGGAAGCTCAATCTCACGGGGTTTGGATAAATCCCGGCAGACGGCCCGACGAAGTTGGATATCCCGCCCGGACCGCGTTTTCAAACGGTCGGCATGTTGAAGCAACAGTTTCGCCACGCCGGTTCCAACGGTTCCCAGGCCGACGATTGCAACGGAGATGGGATTGGTCATAAATTTTTAAATTGCTCAGATAAATCCGGTCGGCATCTTTTCCCAAGAAGCCTGTTAATCCGGAGAGGATTACACGGTTCATTCGTTGTGGCATGGTAATCGTTGAGACGGTGGATTGCCACGCGATCGGAACCGTCCGGTTTGCGGTCCGCGAAAAGACGCCTATAATCTGCCGAGCAAGCGGTGAGGTGCGTCGTGAAGCACCCATTCGGCAATGGTTCGATTATCGCGGTGCGTCACGACGCATCTTGTGGATTACTGAGAGTTGACCCAACTATGTTTCGTCCGGTGAAAATTGGGGCCGTGAGTTATCTGAACTCGAAGCCTCTGATTGAAGACCTCGAACATTTGGCTTCGTCCGCCGATTTGACGCTGGACTACCCCAGCCGTCTCGCGGACGATTTGGCCGCTGGTGAACTCGACGTCGCATTGATTCCCTCCTTCGAATTTCTGCGTCAATCGGACTACAAAATCGTTTCCGATGCGTGCGTTGCCACCCATGGGGCGGTGATGAGCGTCAAACTCTACACGCGAACACCGTGGAGCGAAATTCGTCGGCTTGCTCTCGATGAAGGTTCCCGCACGAGTGCGGCTTTGGCCCAAATTTTACTCGCGGAACGATTTGGCGTGCATCCCGAATTGATGCCGCTCCCGATCGGTGAATCGGCCGAAACCAGCCCGGCCGACGCTGTTCTAATGATCGGTGATCGGGCCATGCACCCGCCGCAAGAATCCTTCCACGATTCCTGGGATCTCGGTGAGGAATGGCTGCGTTGGACGGGCTTGCCCTTCGTCTTCGCGTTGTGGGCTGCTCGAAAAGACACTCAGCTTGACCAAGTCGAACTGGCATTGACCCAATCCCGTGATCGCGGCGTCAGCCGACTGCCGGAAATCGCCCAACGCGAAGCCGACAAGTTGGGTCTGACTGAAGACGTCGCGACCCGTTATTTGCAGGAAAATTTGTACTTCCAACTCGGTTCCGCCGAACGCAGCGGACTGCGGTTGTTCCAACAACTCGCGATCCAAAATCAATTCCTCACTGCCGACACCGAAATTGTTTTCCACAACTGTCGACCTTCCAACTCGCGAAGCCATCATGAGCACTCTCACAGCGACCGCCCCTCCGCCGACACTCAACGCCAGCGAACTGAAATCGCTTCTCGATAAAACGGTTGCCGGGGAGCGGTTGTCGACGGAATCGGCCTTGGCTCTACTGCATTCGCACGATGTGATCAGCATCGGGGAAGCCGCCCATGCGGTCACCGAGCGAATGCACCCGGAGCGAATCCGTACCTACAACATTGATCGCAACATCAACTACAGCAACGCCTGCACAGCGGTGTGCGATTTCTGTGCGTTTTACCGTCCCGTCGGGCACGAGGAAGCGTACGTACTGTCCGAGGAGGTGTTGTTCCAAAAGATTCAGGAAACCGTGGACCTCGGTGGCGATCAAGTCCTGATGCAAGGCGGACTGCACCCAACATTGCCATTGGAGTGGTACGAAAACCTGTTGCGGTCGATCAAAGAACGCTTTCCGCAAGTGAATCTTCATGCATTCAGCCCACCGGAGATTCATCACTTTATGAAACTCTCCAAACTTCCGTTGGAAACCGTGCTACAACGGCTCAAAGACGCCGGACTGGGCAGCATTCCCGGTGGTGGGGGCGAGATTCTTGTCGACCGCGTTCGCAAAGCTGTCACACGAGGAAAGGCGTTGACCGAAGACTGGTTGAACGTTAACCGCGTTTGGCATCAACTCGGTGGGAAATCAACGGCCACGATGATGTTCGGACACGTCGAAACGCTTGCCGAACGCATCGAACACCTGGACCGAATCCGTGAATTGCAGGACGAGACTGGTGGTTTCACAGCGTTCATTTGCTGGACGCATCAGCCGCCGCACGTGGCTCCGTGGTTTGGTCGTGATGCGGAAAACGGCCGCAAAGGTGGCACGGATATGTCACAACTTCCGCCCGCCGGCGCGTTCGAGTACTTGAAAACCCAGGCTATCGCTCGGTTGTTTCTCGATAACGTGCCGAACATTCAATCCTCATGGGTCACACAGGGCGAGAAAATCGGTCAGGTTGCGTTGTTCTTCGGAGCCAACGACATGGGCAGCTTGATGATCGAGGAGAACGTCGTCAGTGAAGCCGGCACGGTGCATCACTTGTCGGTTGAATCGTTGCGACGATGTATCCGAGAAGCCGGCTACATCCCTCGCCAACGCAACGTATTCTACGAACTGATCGAAGAATCGGAAACTTCGGCCCCCTGACTGAACGGGAACCAGCTTGGTGGAGATAAAGTCACCATCTGACTGGATTTCGTCGTCGATTGCTT
Proteins encoded in this region:
- a CDS encoding alpha/beta fold hydrolase — encoded protein: MSDSPITETIDTFTASDGYPLRLRHWRPVTSPRGTVVCLHGIQSHAGWYTRSCSELANAGFEVRFLDRRGSGMNETERGHAVHAERLINDVSQFLTSIQCNNGPIFLTGISWGARLAAVVAKRRPDLLAGLTLLGPGIYGRVGPRWYQRMALRAAMAIGKTHHRVKIPLADPALFTNDLEWQEFIRTDAATLREITTSLVTAGIALERESQAAAEQICIPTLVMLAGTDRIIDNPQTQKWFKRLGTSETTLIEYPTAAHTLEFERECPFIADWQKWLATQVKHTDQK
- a CDS encoding SDR family oxidoreductase — translated: MASRRILITGANAGIGYETALGLARTGAEVIMLCRDQSRGEAARNRIRWESGSLSVELMLCDLASQSSIRKFAAEFQSRFESLDVLINNAAVLSQTRQLTDDGIELQWAVNHLAPFLLTHLLQSRLMAAESARVLNVSSGMHRRGKIDFDNLQGERNYHPRTIYAQTKLANVLFTVELAKRLEETGITCNALHPGTIATGLYQQFLGLPKMLSFVSRWYGKSPRTGAETSIYLATSEEVAGQTGLYFRNRRPAPMNPVANDCELRSRLWELSAEMTELAAV
- a CDS encoding dioxygenase family protein, with the protein product MTNRFQFHVSRRHFLGGLTALGATAWTVPGAFADELARTPRMTEGPFYPDKLPLDTDNDLIVLNDKLTPAVGEITHLSGRILGPSGEPLRNAVIEIWQVDHNGAYLHSGTSNADKRDKNFQGFGRFTTGSDGRYYFRTVKPVPYPGRTPHIHFLVRKGESRLLTSQFFVKGHAQNQRDGIYRSIDPKVKELVDVDFKPMKESRSGELLAQADIIVGLTPVEPERRGLRGRRPGGLRRPGSPPPRRPQN
- the mqnC gene encoding cyclic dehypoxanthinyl futalosine synthase, which translates into the protein MSTLTATAPPPTLNASELKSLLDKTVAGERLSTESALALLHSHDVISIGEAAHAVTERMHPERIRTYNIDRNINYSNACTAVCDFCAFYRPVGHEEAYVLSEEVLFQKIQETVDLGGDQVLMQGGLHPTLPLEWYENLLRSIKERFPQVNLHAFSPPEIHHFMKLSKLPLETVLQRLKDAGLGSIPGGGGEILVDRVRKAVTRGKALTEDWLNVNRVWHQLGGKSTATMMFGHVETLAERIEHLDRIRELQDETGGFTAFICWTHQPPHVAPWFGRDAENGRKGGTDMSQLPPAGAFEYLKTQAIARLFLDNVPNIQSSWVTQGEKIGQVALFFGANDMGSLMIEENVVSEAGTVHHLSVESLRRCIREAGYIPRQRNVFYELIEESETSAP
- a CDS encoding 3-keto-disaccharide hydrolase codes for the protein MKRCSVLGLLALVSLFCSTPLQADDHNTPPEGFTALFNGKDLSGWHGQPHFDPRKLAAMDDEAREEQIEKWTADAKQHWSVDNGELVNDGKGAYLTTDKEYGDIELLIDYKTVAKADSGIYLRGTPQVQIWDTTKEGGKWDRNADKGSGGLFNNAKGSPGQLPLVHADKPFGEWNSFRIRQIGELTTVWYNGKKVVDNAPMANYWDRSQPLFKTGKIQLQTHGGEIRWRNIFVREIPTEEANKILQEESEGEFESVFNGKDLKGWFGAKENYEVKDGTIVCKPGKGGTLFTEAEYGDFVAQVEFRLPPGGNNGLAIRYPGQGNPAYAGMTELQVLDNTAEKYAKLDKRQYHGSAYGMAAATRGFLRPVGEWNFQEVTVKGSTIQVVLNGTKILDTDLSKITEYMANSPHPGKDLKSGHFGFAGHSDPVAFRNIRIRSLGK
- a CDS encoding menaquinone biosynthetic enzyme MqnA/MqnD family protein; the encoded protein is MSYLNSKPLIEDLEHLASSADLTLDYPSRLADDLAAGELDVALIPSFEFLRQSDYKIVSDACVATHGAVMSVKLYTRTPWSEIRRLALDEGSRTSAALAQILLAERFGVHPELMPLPIGESAETSPADAVLMIGDRAMHPPQESFHDSWDLGEEWLRWTGLPFVFALWAARKDTQLDQVELALTQSRDRGVSRLPEIAQREADKLGLTEDVATRYLQENLYFQLGSAERSGLRLFQQLAIQNQFLTADTEIVFHNCRPSNSRSHHEHSHSDRPSADTQRQRTEIASR
- a CDS encoding YdjY domain-containing protein; the protein is MLKTHFAWMMLILISSTAPRIHAEETQRDAEPAKPVPLNKQKTVLLNRADKQIIVKTKVVLREGMLEMLLCKKQTKEHESILSVDADAYVIHSGLLALGAEAGKTVRYENEKFYPPTGEKLDIFAIWTDENDKIHRVNVKTWIRRAIYRFYVADLEALPKGVTLLKTSELRYDAKIKELYWYGPMTEEQRDEFLKMSDDKTFQAAIRRFFKESQPRQMDADWVFCGSGFYVVPDGPDKGKRIYQAESGDFICVANFATAMIDVGVESSASGSGNLLYEAWTERIPPKDTIVTLEIIPQGKSKKK
- a CDS encoding homoserine dehydrogenase — encoded protein: MTNPISVAIVGLGTVGTGVAKLLLQHADRLKTRSGRDIQLRRAVCRDLSKPREIELPDGVLTDNWRTVLEDDDVSVVVQLVGGTTTAREMMIAFLKAGKNVVTANKALLCEHGEELFQLAREHDCTIAFEAAVAGGIPIIAAIGQSMTANQIRSIEAILNGTSNYILTEMLSQGRTYEDALKQAQELGYAEADPTMDVDGTDAAQKLTILARLAFGTTVSLDEFPRQGIDSVALADLQYAAELGYRIKLLGVAKVVDGHLEMHVQPTLVKQDRPVAQADGAFNIIAVDGDAVGRTWYTGPGAGQMPTASAVVADLVDTVAGRTRLTFPLLDLWGERTPLPVQAPDEITSRYFLRFSMEDRPHVFAEIADILGRNGISLASIMQHEASESKTQAGSRPMVPVVVMTHRTTRGRMQAAEREFQQLNTLQPPWILLPVAD
- a CDS encoding O-acetyl-ADP-ribose deacetylase produces the protein MQVQFGSCRIELAQGDITAEEVDAIVNAANSALAGGGGVDGAIHRAGGPQIMEETDRDYPDGCSVGNAVATGAGKLSATYVFHAVGPIWSGGDSGEPDLLTSAYRSCLELATERECRSIAFPAISTGVYGYPMDLAAEHSLATVRDFLIDRQKPALVRFVLFGAGAYGAYARVLESMTS